In Micropterus dolomieu isolate WLL.071019.BEF.003 ecotype Adirondacks linkage group LG01, ASM2129224v1, whole genome shotgun sequence, the sequence CTACGGTCTCACTTCTGAAATCTCCAAGAACTCTGAGTCAGGCTACATCCTCTTTTACCAGTCCAGAGACTGAAGGTGGAGCCAAGTGTTTCACTGAAAACCAGGAGAAAAAGCTGCGTCCCCTCTCTGTGAGGAGCAGCGAACCATGAACGCACCACAGCAGCCCGCAGCATGGTGTCATACCTGCCAGCACAGCTGTAATTCATACTTGCGCTTTTTCGCACTCAGCGCTGCAGCTCAGCCGTGGAAGTTCCCCCTGACGTAACAACCTGTCCTTCCTGCCCCGCCTCATCCCTGTCATCCTCTTCACTCTGgctggatgctgctgctgccgggACAATGAGACGATGATGAATGAAAACTGTGTcaagattgtttttaaaaagatgcTGAATGAGGGTTGTACAGATGTTGGGTTTAAGTGGCGTATTAATTTTTGCCTTGGGTGCGGGGTTGATGGGGTATTTAATAATTCATAAGATGTAATATTGGCCTGGTGTCTTCACCCCCTCACACTGTTATTCTGCACTGGGATTTTCTGAGAGTGGATCATGCTTCTGATCGTGGATGTAAGGGAGGATGGGTGTTGGTTGAGTGTCCCACTTAAGGGGCACACTGGGTTGTATATTTCTACAGTGTACAGGATGGTATTTgtataaatataacaataagATAATATTATCATTGGAAAATGTTAGACCTTGAGAAGATGTATTAACACTATGGTGCACTTTTGATACCGTTTTGTAGGTGTTGGCAAGTTTAATGTAAGGGTTTGCTTAAAAAGGCCTGTTGTGAAgcaattattttctgttttaaagaaaaagaaataaagccaGTAAGATTGAGCCAGGGTGTGCGGTCTTGTCTGTGTCCCACAGGTGCGCACTGATGACTCATATTGAGCTCAACATCGCCCCTTAGCGGTGGTACCTGGTAGTCCTGCTCTCCCGCTGCAACAGGAGCtatttttaattcattcagACCCAAAAGGCATGTGCTTTTGGGGAAGGTGGGGACGGCCACACAACACTTGGTCAGCGAAATGCGGCCGCACATATTCACACCAACAAGCCACCCATCAGTTCCTCATCAGCCGAGGGGTCTTTGAGGCCTGCTGCAAGGATGGAGAGATGAGGCAGAGAAGATGGAGGAcaggggagaaggagggaggggaggggagaaggTTGGTGACACACATCAGAGTTGCTGTTAATAGCACAGACAGGATCAGAATAGTAGGGCGCCGCAGAGGGAAAGCGAGTCTCTGCATCCAGCATCTTCAAATCTGAAACTCTATTCGGGCAACACAAAATCACTGAAACTAACAAACATCTCGGCAGTTTGAGCGCGTTGTGCATTTTATACAGGTGACCCGAAATACGCTCTATTATTTGAGGGACGAATGTTGCAAAACAGTCATACCTGTGGAAAGAAAGCGTGTTTGACTGTAACAATGAGCGACTACCGGCAAATATAGATACCtgcacactacacacacacacacacacacacacacacacacacacacacacacacacacacacacacacacacacacacacacacacacacacccccctaTCTTTGTCCTTGAGACAGCATGGACCAGACATTTAGCTTTTTAACAGAGTTCAACTGGTATCTGTGGGCCAGGCCCATTTGGGACTCCTCCTTCATCATCgacccccacctcctcccctaCACAcgcacctcctcctcttcttcctcgctTCCGCCGCTGCTCCGCTCGCTACTCCCTGCACAGCCGCAGTCCACGGCAATGCGCCGTTAACGGCAGAGCCGCTGCGcgctcttttcttcttcttcttattccATCATCCCCGCTTTCAGGCAGAGAGAACCAGCATCCCCCACCCCGACCCCCTGTCCCTCCCCGGGCTGCGTGTCTGTCCGCCGGCGCTGCACCATCCTTATCAATAACATGGAGACGCAAGGCTGTCGTTCTTCCATCTAGACGGAAAGTCTCACCTCACAGAGTCAAGGTAGGCTGGGTGGCGGCGGAGTGGGATTAACGAGCATCCTTTACATGCATGGATACATGCATCctggcccccccccccccccttcagcATCCTTCTGCTGACGTGGAGCAACCACTGTGCAAGGTGCAGAAAGGGTAAAGCAGCACCATATGGCCACCAGTGTGAGATGCTTATAGAGACAGGCTATATTTCCATGACGGGTGAGGTATCTTCTGCTGTGGAGAACTGCATTTGGAGAGTGTCTGACAGAACCGTGAATTCCTGCAATTACAATGCAAAGCTTTTGGTTCCTCTTTAATTTCCTTTGTCCATACATTAATAAATAGAGCTCCTCAGGTAACCTATAGGCCTCTGTTGTAATAGCCTAACACTCACTGGGTTTAACACCCAGAGGAAAATACATGTCCTGCTAACTGTCTTCTgctaaaatgtacattttcattgCTGTACAGGGTTTTCATTATTTACAAAGCGAGACCACCAGAGTGATATAGAGTACAGTTTCTTTGGCGTAGCTCCAAGTTTTGTTCAACAGCAACATAAAGGTTAGTGTGTGCTCCTGCATAATGTGCATTCATAGGCCTACATACAGTACCGCAGGAGTATATATTATGTTGTGGAATGAGTATACTCgtgttttaaaacaacaacacaaatctAGTGGCCTGCACAGAGGTGGTACTTGTCTTTAGTGCATGAAACTGTAAAGCTAAAAAGGTGTTGCAGATTTATTTATGGTTCTCAGGGGATGGTTCCCTGTGGGGTAAGGGCTTCTTGCCCATGAAAAGTGTGCATGCCACCAGTGTTTTGTGCTGAATAATCGACTCAGGTATCccaacagtgtgtttgtgtcaattTCAGACGGGGGGCACAATGAGTGAAGAGCCACCGGTCACTCCCACCTGGCTGACCCCTGACCCCACAGCATGGGCCAGCGGAGGTGGGGGACTGATGGACAACAGCACTAGCCTGGGGACGTTCCCAGTGGACTCCCTCCCGCCCAGCCAGCTGCCCCTGCTGGTCAACCCCTGGGACATTGTACTGTGCTCTTCGGGGACTCTGATAGCCTGTGAGAACGCCCTGGTGGTGCTGGTGATCTGGCAGAACCCAGCGCTCCGTGCTCCCATGTTCCTGCTGATTGGCAGCCTGGCGCTGGCCGACCTGCTGGCCGGCCTGGGCCTGGTGCTTCACTTCACCTGTGCCTACCTGCTGCGTTCTGACTCGGCCCAGCTGCTGACTGTGGGCCTGGTGGTGGCCTCCTTCTCCGCCTCCGTCTTCAGCTTGCTGGCCATCACGATTGACCGCTACCTGTCGCTGTACTATGCCCTCACCTACAACTCAGAGCGGACAGCGGCCTTCACCTACACCATGCTGGTGCTGCTGTGGGGCCTCTCCCTGTGTCTGGGCCTGCTGCCGGTCACAGGGGTCAACTGCCTGGCAGAGGAGGCTACATGCAGTGTTGTGCGGCCACTCACAAAGAACAACATTGCTGTGCTGTCCGTCTCCTTCCTGCTGCTCTTCGGCCTCATGCTGCAACTCTACGTCCAGATCTGCAAGATTGTGATGCGCCACGCTCACCAGATCGCCCTCCAGCACCACTTCCTGGCTGCCACACCCCACTACGTCACAACACGGAAGGGCGTGTCCACGCTGGCCATCATCCTGGGTACCTTTGCTGCCTGCTGGATGCCGTTCACCGTCTACTCTCTCATCGCCGACTACACCTACCCTCCGCTCTACACCTACGCCACGCTGGTGCCTGCCACCTACAACTCCGTCATCAACCCGGTCATCTACGCCTTCAGGAACCAGGAGATCCAGAAGGCTCTGTGGCTGGTGTGCTGCGGCTGTGTGCCTGCAAGCGTGGCCCATCGTGCACGGACCCCTAGTGATGTCTGACCAAGCAGACCCAGGTGGGAAGAGAGAGGCGCCCTGGGTCAGCTCtcaaagagagcagcagcagtggagtTCAGGGGAGGTGGCAGAGCGCTGTGGCTTCAGTTCTAGTTGGAGATGTTACTGGCAGCCCACCTGGACGGATGGCGTTTTTTTCTTAGTTACAGTTACCATAGGACAAGATATCTCGCTGTCTTCCCCTCTAAAGATGGCCACTGCGGGGGCTGCATCCTGCCCACACCCGTTCAATCCGTGCCACGCCCTTCCTCAGTTCTGCGGAGAGCGCTGAGTGCATCACGTGTTACAGACAGCAGCTGTACATAGAATGTGCATAGAGTTAACGGCACTGGATTTTTGGTTGACAcgtgcttttttttcttcaaatagGGTAGGATTATGAGTTCCGCGctcgtgtgcgtgcgtgcgtgcgtaaAGGCGCACGGCAGATTAACAAAGCAATGTGTGCGGTGAACACGCAGGCATTTCCACATAATAAAGCCCGTCTGGAGCAGCATCCCGGCGCTCTGCTGCTGCACTCTGAACGTGCGTCGAAAACTAAACAGCCACGGAGAGCTAAAAATAGACCCGGCGCTCTCTGATCCGCGCCCTGCGTCCTCCACAGACGCCGAGGAAGAAATCAAGccgcttcttcttctcctcGCCGCTCCAGTATTcttttgtcttcattttctCTCGTGGTTGTGCGtgaatgggtttttttttgtgtgtgttaagcTCGCATCTGAAGGGTTAAGATAAAGCCCCGGGAGACCCCACCATCATCCCCTCCACCATGTTTGATTATTAACTGAGGCACAAAACCGCCTATCAGATTATGTAACCACCTTATAGTCCTCTTTCACTTACTGAACGGAGATTGCTTATGACTTTTTGAATGGAGATCGCTATATAACttttaattgtaatttattcGAAAAAACCCACCTATTTGATATTATCCCCGAAGGAATATTTTAGATTATAAATGAACATGAACATAAAATCACTACAAACATGTAGATAAAAGGCCAAATAGCTAAATGAATATGTTTGATCAATATGTGGAAATCCGCAAAATCTGATATTATTTCCATTTATCAGATTTTTGGGGGGGGGCTCTAAAAGGGCCTCACGCCAACCACATAAAATCTGATCTGCATGCTAGACTCCAGTGTAATTTGCATGCAACCAGCACAGATCTACATTTTTCCTCCCGGAGTTCAGTGTGGGAAGTCACACAGATCACCACGGGGGACGTGTCATGGTACCCTGACGTCATCATTTTGTTTATGTGTCTCGCGGGTATTACATTGAATGAGCCACAATCATCACAGGATGATCACAAGAGTTGCACCCTCTCTGAAAAATGTGGAATCTCTTTTAGATAGTTTGCTGTGTAGTGCAGCTACGTTTGAAGCTCAGAGGCGTTGTCACAGACTTGAATTCAACTTAAAAGTGCAAATCACTTCACCCAGCGGCTGCTCTGAGTTAGTTTATCCAATAATCTTTGGTCTCAAAAAATGAGTTTGCAAACCCAACAAACATGCAGACTAATTCCCCGTTCCTTCATGTCATGCCAGCAATAACTAGCCTGTGAATggtagttattattatttttagatgTGAAGCAATACTCAGACAGCAATAACATCCCACCGCGACTTCTTCCTGCAGAGTGGAGCACCATAAAGGCCGCTAGGGTGTGGAAGCGTCTTGTAGTGATAAGGCTCAGTGAGTTACAAGTGATGCTTCAGTGGTGCATAGTGAAATAGGTGGTAGGAGATTCACTCCTGGCATGGGGATCAAATGACTCATATGTCAGGGCGACATCACTGCCTCATTCctccaaaatgtttttgttttgttcttttgacCCAAAAATCGGACTTTGATCATTTGATCCCACCAGGATGTGATTGTGAACTTGCCTCTACCTTTTATGAGCATATGAACCGTCCTGGGTGTCCTAACCTCAAGTGTCAGTGTGTGGTTCAGGACTGTGTTTCCGGGAATAGATATGAGCTGCATGGCCTCTggcttgtgtgtgcgtgcgtgagtgtgtgtgtttgtgatccAGCAGCTCAGCAGACCATAATTTGTCTCCTTGtattggggggtggggggagcaGGGGGGTGAAACATGTTTCCAGTTGACCCCCTGACCTTTGAGGATAATGCTGCCAGTCTTCCTGTCAATTCTGAGAGAAGTGGCCTCGTTGCGTGTTtgtagagcttttttttttttttttgaagagatATAGGACATGGGAAGCTCCAGCACTTCAAGCCAAAGTGAAAGGGACTCTGAATGAACTAGGGTCCTGGTcctgctgtgtgtttctgtctcctctATATGACTAATACTATCTACTTTAAATCAATGTAGGCTGGTCGAGGCAGGTGTCCTGTTAAGTGACCTCTGAATGATTCTATGAGCTAAAAATGGGCACTTCCAAATACAAAGATAATGCTTCACCTCTCCTTCCTTGCCACCTCCCCTCTCGGTGAGCCTGAGTGAGGCATTTGGGGAGCTCCTCATCTCTCTGGCCTCAGATCAGGTGcacagtcttaatttaaaaaaaaaggaggagggggtgacCAAGGAAAGGCGAAAATTTCTAGGCATTGGAATGTGGCCTGTGTATGTGAACTTGTGCACAGTGTCAAACTGAATCCTGTCGTTATTCGAGGAGCACCAACAGGTCAGACTGGCACATcagaaaaaacatcaaaaactcTTATTCCTTTACCTTTGGAGAAAAGTCTATTTTGTTATATTCATTGAGAAGttctatttttttccactttagtCTGGCCTGAAATCTTTCAGATTTTGATGTGTGATATAACGGCGCTGTAAAGGCCTTTTCTGAATGTAGTAATAATGAAATTGTTTAACCGATACCCCCTCCTCTTGACTCatttgtttctgtaaatatgGCATGCTGAAGAGGAGGGACTTTATTTCACCATGCATGGTGCTACCAAAGCCAGTCAAACCAGAGGGTGAGTTGGGTTGCACCATTTTCTGAACGACATTTCTCCACCTCGGCTGTTGATGTAGAATTTCCTCTGTTGGCTTTCTCTTTCCTCAGTTCGATATGCACCAGTTTGTAGAAAGGCTGGTTAAAGGACGATTGAGAGGATTTGGCTACACAGATGAGAGAtgtttggggggtggggggtggggggggattGGTACACAACTTTCTCTGATAGGTGAATGTTTTCCTCTTGTACAGCCAACAGTATTGTTGAG encodes:
- the gpr12 gene encoding G-protein coupled receptor 12; protein product: MSEEPPVTPTWLTPDPTAWASGGGGLMDNSTSLGTFPVDSLPPSQLPLLVNPWDIVLCSSGTLIACENALVVLVIWQNPALRAPMFLLIGSLALADLLAGLGLVLHFTCAYLLRSDSAQLLTVGLVVASFSASVFSLLAITIDRYLSLYYALTYNSERTAAFTYTMLVLLWGLSLCLGLLPVTGVNCLAEEATCSVVRPLTKNNIAVLSVSFLLLFGLMLQLYVQICKIVMRHAHQIALQHHFLAATPHYVTTRKGVSTLAIILGTFAACWMPFTVYSLIADYTYPPLYTYATLVPATYNSVINPVIYAFRNQEIQKALWLVCCGCVPASVAHRARTPSDV